CTGCGTCTGCTGGAGCATGATCTCCGACACCCAGACTTCATACGCGGTGATCTTTGGGCGACGCCACGGCAAATGCTCCCGCCCAGCTTTCCGGAAGAAATCCATGAGTACTCGCTCAAAGAATGCAATTTTCTCTCGCCGGATTGACATAGTGTTCATGTCATTGTAGACTTTTTCTTCATGCCGAACAAGGTATGAATGACCCAGCACCTTCCCATTCACTACTGCAGAGGAGACTCGCATGCGCTACCGACCATTCCCTTCGTTCATCCGGGTCGTTCCTGGCCCAGGCGACGAAACCTACTTCGGACTCCAGGTCCCTCGTCAGCCCTGGCTACCACCAGGAGCAAAGAATATCGATGTTCTCCCAATGTCTTTTGTGGATCATCTACAGCTAGAAATCCGAACCGCGGCAGGTTCACATATGATTTCGCGAGACCAGTTCCACCAGCTGATGGTCACGGTGATCACAATCAGTAATAGGTTCTGTTCAGGGGTCGGGTACCCCTGCCATCTGGCAGTGATCGCGTCCGGTGAGATCGTCAACGATTTCGGAAGTCAGAGCGCGGCACAATTCTGTTCCAATGGACTCGTCTTCGAAGTCAGCAGGCTCTGCATCGATCTGCTGCAGGAATACCTCCTGGTGCCAGAATATCCTTCTTCAGTAAACAGCGACGCAGAGAATCGTCTCTATGCCTCGTCCGTGGTGCTGAAAGATAGAGTCCTCCACCAGTTCGTCCTCAACCGCTGATCACGCCGCCGCCCAAACAATAGTCACCGCGGTAAAATACCGCATACTGCCCCGACGCCACCCCGGTGTCGGTTTCTTTTTGGAGAAACACTTCCAGCGTCTCAGTATCCTGCCACTGTACCTGACACTCGTATTCTTTCGGGCCATGGCGAAGCTTCACCGAGAGCTCGGCGCCATCTTCGGGCCATTCACCGAACCAATTCAGATCGCGGACCATAAAGGTAGCTCGCGCCCGCTCAGTCCGATGCTCGGCATGCGAGATACAGACGGTGTTTTTCTCTACGTCCTTGGCCACCACATACCAGGGTCCACCCGACAGCCCGATCCCCTCGCGTTGTCCGATGGTGAAGTACCAAAAGCCATGGTGCTCACCCAAGACTTTCCCCGTCTCGAACTCGACGAGCGGGCCTTTTTTTATTCCGAGATGGTGGCGAAGAAATTCGTCGAACGGGATCTTGCCGAGGAAACAAATCCCCTGACTGTCACGGCGCTTGGCATTGGGAAGCTGGAATTTCTCGGCGAGCGCGCGCACCTGGGGCTTGGTATACTGGCCGATCGGAAACAGCGCCCGGGACAGCTGTGACTTCGACAGTTGAGAGAGAAAGTACGTCTGGTCCTTCACTGGATCAATGGCACGTTTCAAGAAACGGGTGGCCGGCCAGCTCGGCGTTCGCGTTGTGTCCGACCGCGAGCGTAAACGATCAGCGAAAGAAAACTGCGTGTTGAAATTGACCACGGCATCCGTCTGAGCATAGTGCCCGGTCGCGACTTTCGTATATCCATCCCCAATCGCGTCCCAGAACGCGCCGAACTTGATCCGCGCATTACAGAGCATATCCGGATTCGGCGTCCGACCAGCCTTCACCTCGCGGATCGCTTCTGCCACGACATACTCCCAATACTCCTTTTGAAGTGGCACGATTTCAAGCGACACACCGAGCTTTTCCGTCACCGCGCGGACATATGCTAGATCCTCTTCCCAGGGACAGTCCCCCAAGAAAGCCAGCTCGTCCTCGAGCCAGATCTTGATATAGAACGCGGTCACATCGAAACCCGCTTCCACCAGGAGTGCGAGCGCGACCGAACTATCCACGCCACCCGAAACCAGGACAGCGATTTTTTCCTTACTGTGATCCATAGGAATCGTTGCCCGCGGAACAAGAACAAGCTCTAAGTCTAAGGGGTGTCCCGAGACCCGTCAGCCTATCAGAATCATGTGAGAAATCAAGTCTCCTCGTCTTTCTCCTGCCGCGCTTCGTCGATGAGGGCTCGGACGGCACTCACATTGATATCCGGCTTGCGACGTATGGCCTTGAATTTTTTGGGTTCGATATGCTGTGCCTGAGAGAGTTTCATCGGTCGTTCAACTGAAGCATACACCCGGTGCTCCGAAGTGCGGTGATCTGTCCGGTTCGTCGGCCCATCTGTCGACTGTTGTCGGCCTGCAGGAGGGGTTTTCCCTGCGATCTGATTGCGCTCCCTGGCCACCGCTCGCTGATAGTCACGGAGACAGTCCTTGCAAAATGTCGGACGTGAGGCATCCGGCACAAACGGTACTTCGATCTCGAGACCACAAGTGGCACACACTGCCGGGTACAACACTTTCTCTGGGATGTTCACCGGCGCTTCGGTAGCCAAGGTCCCTTCGGCTGCCTCGAGCGTCGTGATAGCTGGCACGACTTCAGGTTTCGCTACAGACACCACCGGAGTCGGCATTGCTTCAAGGGGTTGGGTCGGGGTGTCCGACGACTCTTCTGGTAAATCAACAGCCACCAGCGGCGTCGCGACAGGTACCGAAACAGTTTCGGCTTTTACTCCTGGTTCCGCCATCACACGTGACCGATCAGGCTCTGGCAGTTTCACTGGTATCGGCTGGGGAGCAATCGGCTTGGCCACTGGTTTTGGTGTCGGTGCTTCGACAACCCGTTCACGCTTCGTGATACTCTCGGTGCCATGCTGCGGCACACGCTCGCGCGGAGCCGGCCGAGGGGTCGGAGTACTCGGAGTACGTGAGGTAGTTGCTGGGCGCGGAGTGGCTGGTACTGCTAGCGGAGCACGAAGGGCTTGCTTCTCTTCTTCGGTCAGCATGCCGGTCCAGCGGCGGATCTTGTCCTCCACCTCTTCCCGCGCTGAAGCATAGCGTTCTCGGGTCACTGCGATGACCTTGTCGTCGATACCCGGTGTCTCGACGAGGATCGGTGGCAAAGTCGTCGCCGAAAACGCATCCCCCGCGATCCCGTCGATCATGAGCTTCAGGTAGACCTGATACTTCGGCAAATTCACCATGTCATTCAACATGAAAACCGGCTCGAATTCTTTCTCGAGAAACTCCGCATCCATCGCCCCGACGCGGAAGGAAATAATTGTCCCCGCGTTGCCGAAGATGGCGTCCCGGATCTCTTCTTCAAATTGAGTGATGTACTGATTGGCCAAGATGAGCGAGAGTCGATATTTACGTGCTTCTGAGAGGATGTTGGCAAATGAGAGGGTCGCAAAGTTCTGGAACTCATCGATGTAGAGGTAGAAGTCATTTCGCTCCTCCTCGGGCGTATCCACTCGGCCCATCGCGGCTTGCTGGATCTTCGTGACCATCATCGCGCCCAAGAGCGCTGTCGAGTCCTCACCAATCTTGCCCTTGGCGAGGTTCATGATGAGAATCTTCCTCTCGTCCATGATTTTCCGCACATCAAACGCGCTCGTCGGCTGGCCGATGATATTGCGGATGAGGCTATTCGAGGTGAACTGCCCGACCTTGTTCTGAATTGGCGAGATAACTTCCTGCAACACGCGCTCATTCCAACCGGCGAATTCGACAGTCCAGAATTGCTTCACTACCGGATCGGTCACTTTCTCCATCACCCGCTCACGGTACGATTTGTCGACGAGGATGCGCATCACTCCCAAGAGCGTCGCACCCGGATATTCGAGGAGGGCGAGGATGGCATTCCTGAGGATGTACTCAAGCCGCGGCCCCCACGAATCGGCCCAGATTTTCTTGAAGACACTGACGAGACCGGACGCGACGACTGAGCGTTGATCGGCACCAACTTGCTCGAGCACATTGAAAGCGATCGGGAAGTCCTGGTCCGCCGGGTCGAAGTAGATAACGTCGTTGATACGCTCGGGCGGAATCGCCTTGATGAGTTTCAGGGCGACATCGCCGTGCGGGTCGATGAAGCAAATACCGTGACCCTGCTGGATATCCTGGATCGCCAGGTTCTCGAGCAAGTTGGTCTTACCCATACCGGTCTTCCCCAAGATGTACATGTGCCGGCGCCGGTCATCGGCCTTGATACCGAAGACCCGCTCTTGATTGCGAAAATTGGTCTTAGCAAAGACGGTAATCGGATTGGTATCGAGCTCGGACATACTTCAGATGCGTTGATCTTTTAGAGGGAAAGAAATCGGCCTACCGAACGGCCAGAGTGCTCATCATTGTACCGGCAAATTGCCCGGCGCGCCACCCCGCTTCGTCATGACGCGCGAGAACGACGGAGCGAGCACCTGCATATCCGGGAGGTGATAGATAGTTGCCAATTCTTCGGATGAAAACATGAACCGGTTTTCCTGAGGATCGGGATCACGCGTGATATACCGGCGGAGGAGTCGGCGCTGCCGATACCGGAGACGCGGCTCGACCATAACATAGCTCGCATAGGTCTTGGTGAGATCGTCTGGTATCATGCTATTCATCGCGAGATCATTGAATTGTTTGATGGCCCCGATAAACGCCGAGACTCCCGTCGCTTTGGAAAAGTGCTCCTTCTTCCCAAGATAGACATGGCGCATTTTGATCTTGAACATCGGTTTCCCGATATTGCTCTCGAGCGCTTTCAGGATATCCTTCTGTCCGGGTGTGAGACGGAATTCGACGGGCTGTTCCTCGGCTTTGGCCGCCTCCTCCTGGCTGGTCCACTCCAGTTCACTCCCCATCATGCCGGAAAACAGGTTATGAAAAACGTCAGCCAGGTCATGCCAAACGCGTGAAAATATTCCCGGCCGCTCGACTTCCTCATGACCGAGAAATTCTTCGATGGTTAGCGCGCCTTTCTTCGGGCCCCAGTCCTCCTTCACCGGCGTCGCGATGAATTGCAGCCAGAGATGCTGCCCCGGACCGAGCTTCCCCATGGTTTCGATCAGTCCGGCCATTGGGTCGAGCATCTTGCCGGTCACCGATTCCTCGAAAAATTTGTAGGTCCGAATTGGATAGAGATCGGGCTTGAGGAGCTTGAACTCCGTCCCCCAGAGGTCCCAGTCCTTGTTCGGCACGGTCCGCGGCACCTGCTTCGTATAATCCTCGGCTTCCACGATCTCGACATCCGGGTACTGGGCATAGAAATGCGCTTCGACCAGATTGCGAAACGCCTTCTGCGTCCGGATGAACATATGGACCTTGCCCTCAGCACTCACGAGCTCGAGCGAAAAACTCACCGGGTATTCACCGAGGATGAATTCTTCATACGCCGATGATGTTTTGATCACTCCAGCAAACCCAGAGTAGATGAGCTCCATCGGATGCGGGCTCTTCTCCAGCAGTTTCGGAGCGACGATCTCGAGCAGCACCCATTCGATCTTGCCCCCGAACACATTGTTCCGGCTATCGATCCAGAGAAATATGAAAATCGGGTAAAAAATGAACGGAATGATATAGAACCAAACATCGCTTGCGACTGAAGCGATAGTGGCTATGTTATGGAAAAATTCGAACATGCGACAGTGTCACTACATTACGAAGAACGTTGTCTTCATCTAGCAGTATAAAGAGTTTTCACCCGGGAGCAAACTCCTTCCCATCCCGAGTGCTCTCGATGAGTCCCGCTACTCAGGAACGTACCAAAACTATTCAGTTCAGGAACCCGAGTTACCGCTGCTTGTCAGAAAGAGAATAGATGTTCTTCCCAACCTTTGTGAAGAAGCTGTTGAGATTGATGATCACGGTCGAACGCTTTACTTGACGGACCTTCATGACCGCCTTCAGGAGTTCTTCACGCGTCATCGGTGTCTCGTGTTCCTTCAAAATGGACGAGAGTACCTCGCGGACCGTGCCCGGACGGAAACCCCAATCGGAGAGCGCATAGGTCCCGCGTCCGACCAAGACGAAACGCTGGTCCTTGATGAGTTCATTATGCACCGTCTGTGGATGCGTCTTCTTGCCGGTCTTGTAGAGGCCGTGTTCATCGATGAGACGAGCAATCTCACGGAAATGCAGTGGCTTCTTCATTACCTGGAGGATGAGGTGGGCGCGCTCGCGAGTTCCGCGCGGACGAACCGCACTCCAGTGCGAGAGACCATAGCGACCGAAAGCATTCTTCTCGATTTCAGCCGATGGCGCAATGAATGACTCGAACGTCTCTTTCGTGAGGTCAGTGTCCCCCGACTGCTTCACATACATCGAATAGAGTTCTTCCAGTGACTGGACTTCACCAGATTTTTGAAGGAGGTTCGTTACTGACGTAATCATCGCTTCCCACTCGTCCAGCGAAAAAGCATCCGTTGTGACCACCAATTTCCGCTCGGCCGTCTCTTTGCTAATCTGGACACCGGGAAATGCCGGGAGGAGCGCAAGCAGCGATTTTTGTTCTGATACTTTCCCTCCACCGAGGGCCGCGAGCAAATCATCCACGGACAGAATACCGCCGCGCGCCTGCACCGTCTCGATGACGCGCCTCACGAGAATGTGGTCACCTGCCTCTGCCATGACTTCCTTGACCCGCTTCATGATGACATCGACGATCTGACGAACTCGTTCGCGCGTGATGCCGTGAGTCTTCCCGATTTCCTCAAGGGTCTTTTCCTGACCATCAGAAACACCATAACGCTCACGTGTGATAACTCCGGAACGCTCTGGGAAAGACGACAACAGAGCACCCAAAAGCTCTTCGGCAGAGCGGGTGCTTGACAGACGAGTGGAATCGATCGGTTTCCTTCTTTCAGCCATAAAAAACTTCAGTAATTAGCATTTCTGAGAACGCCTCATATTAACGCATATTACCATATTTTGTCAAGAGCCGTAATAGAACCGACATTCTCCGGTCCAGTTTCCTCTCGATCACAGTTTGCAGTTGACAAATATGTCTTGTATAATTTCAGACAGGGAAACGCCAAAGAAAGTTTCCCTCTAAAAACAGAGACAACAAAAAAAGTATGGCTGATTCTTCGACCGAACCCAATTCCCAAACTGCTCCGGACAATGGCAACAAGATCCAAGCCCTCCGGGACATGATTTTGAACGCTGAACGCACCATCCAAGGAGCCAAGGCGATGCTGCTCCAGATTGAGGGAAAGAAGAAAACTGGCCGGCCGAAGAAGTCAGATGATGATGCGCTCGGGATTGTGGTTGAGGGTACCTTTGATGGCCAGATCATGCTCGGAACGGATGGCAAGCAATATCCTGTTCCCGCCAATTACGCGTCCAAGTCCAAACTCGTCGAAGGTGACATGCTGAAGCTCACCATCACTCCCGATGGCTCGTTCATCTACAAACAAATTGGACCGATTGACCGGCGCCATGCCATCGGCATCGTGAGTCAGGACGAAAACGGCAATTACCACATCGTGGTTGAGGGTGAACCGTTTCGTGTCCTGCTCGCTTCCATCACCTATTTCCGAGCTGAGCCAGGTGATGAAGTCGCTGTCACCATGCCCCGCGATCTCTCGGCCTCCTGGGTTGCGATCGAGAACATCCTGCAGAAAGGTGCTTTCGGAGCACCCGCCCCGATTGTGAAGCCCGCCGGCGAACGCCACTTGAACGCCGACTGGAAGAAAGATCTCGCCGAAAAGAAACCAGTTGATACTCCAGTCCCAGCCGAACCAGCCGTCCCCGACGCGACCGCCAATGCCAACCTCTCCCCGCTCGATGCCTGGGTGAAAGACATGGAAGCGATCGAGAAGGAGATCGCCGAAGGACGCTAGTGCAGTACATAAATTATTCTATACTTCGTCACCCAATATCATGGAAACTCCTGTTGTCACAGTCGAGAGCGCAGTCGTCGTTGGAGCTGAAAATCGAGTGGTCCGCATCGTAAAGCAGTTCTCGAAATTCATCATCGTCGGCGGAGTAAATACGGGAATTGATTTTCTCGTTTTGAATATTCTTATGTTCATGACGCACATCAATTCCGGACCGATGCTTTTTGTGCTGAATTGCATTTCGTTCTCTGTCGCAGTCGTCAACAGTTACTATATGAATCGACGCTGGACCTTCAAAGAGGCAGCGGCGGGGCTGGGCGAAAAGAAAGCCACTGTCCAATTCTCACAATTCTTTGTGGTTTCGGTCATCGGTATTATCCTGAACGGTACCGTCCTCACTGGCATCACCTCGGCGATTACCGCACCGTTCGGCATCGGGCCCCAACTCTGGGCCAATGTTGCCAAGCTCTTCGCGACCGGTGTCTCGCTCGTCTGGAACTTTATCGGCTACAAGCTCTTCGTCTTCAAGAAATAGCTCCCCGCTCGATCCTAGCCCCGCTCAAACGGCGGGGTTTTGTTTTGCTCGCCCGAAGACGGTATAATAGGAGTCACTGTTTCACCCTACACGAATTATGTCCGAAACCTTCTACCGCAAATACCGCCCGCTCCAATTCAAAGACGTCATTGGACAAGAAACGGCTGTCACCGTCCTCACTCAGAGCCTCGTCACAGGGAAACTCGCTCATGCCTATCTCTTCACTGGACCGCGCGGCACCGGTAAGACGACCTTGGCCCGCCTCTTCGCACGTGCGCTCAACTGCTCCAGTCGGAAAGACAAATCTGCGGAACCCTGCGGACGGTGTACGCATTGTCTCGCGATGGCCGATGGCCGTTCACTCGATGTCATCGAGATCGATGCTGCTTCCCACACCGGGGTCGACAATATCCGTGAACTCCGCGAGACCGTCACGAGCGCCCCGGTTCTCGGCAGCCACAAAGTCTATATCATTGACGAGGCGCACATGCTCTCCATCGGTGCCTGGAATGCTCTCCTGAAGACCCTCGAGGAACCGCCCGCCCATGTCGTCTTCGTCCTCGCCACTACCAACGCCGCCAAAGTACCCGAAACCATCCTTTCCCGTACCCTACGTCTCGACCTGCGTCGCTTCCCCGTAGAAATGATCGTGACCAAGCTCGAAAAGATCGCCAAAGCTGAAAAACTGAAGGTCGAGAAAGACGCTCTCACCCTTATAGCCCGTACCGCTCAGGGCGGGATGCGCGATGCCGAAGTACTCTTCACCCAGATCGCGACGCTCGAGGAGTCCCCCATCGATGCGGCCCGGGTCGCACTCCTCCTCGGGACGACAACCCTCGCCGCCAATCACGCTCTCATGCAGGCCGTTGCTGAGCGCGATCTGACCCGTGCTTTTGCGACCGTCACCGAACTGAAAGACACCGGTGCCCAGCTCGCCGGCTTCACTCTGTCGCTCCTCGAATACTGCCGCAAGCTTCTCTTCGCATCCGTCGATAGGGCAACAGCGGAGAAACTCATCGATGATTTCACGAAAGAAGAAAAGGCCGAGCTCTTCACGCTCGCCACGACCCTCGGTTCCAGCCGTATCGTCGAATGCCTCGAGCGTTTCCAGGAGGCCGACCGCCTCATCAAGGTCTCGCCGCTCCCGGAGCTTCCGATCGAGATCGCTCTGGTGAAGCTCATCCAAAGCGAACAGCCGCCCATCATAGCTTCAGCTGCGCCGAAAGTCACACCTCTGGCGGCGCCCGCGAGCCAGCCGAAAGTGGTCACTCCCGATCGATCCCAGCCCGCTCCAGCTGCTCCCAGCGCACCCGAGAAGTCAGCTTTGACCCCCACCTCAGTACTATCCTCTGCCGAGGAAGAACGGGCCGAGACTGATGCTCCAGTCGATCTCGGGCTGGCACTCCGCCAGTGGCCCGCTATCATGACTCATGCCCTCCGGCTGAACGCCTCGCTCGGTGTCGCCCTCTCGACGGCCACACCTGTCATCAAAAGCGAAAAGCTCTTGCTCCAGGTGAAGTATCCCTTTCACAAAGAGCGCCTGGAGCAAAAGTCGAATCGATTGACACTCGACCAGGCCTTTGTTACGATCTTGGGGTTTCGTACGCCGTGGAGCATCACCACGGAGAAAGATGCCGCGACTGAGGCACCTGCCGCCTCAGCTGAACGCCCCGCCATCATCGATGAAGCAATAAGCATGCTCGGTGGCCAGCTCGTTCAAGAGAGTTCCTAGAGGCTATAAAACTTAGGGGTTAGAGAGAACACTGGCTCAGCTCTCTAGAATCTATCTTCTAGTCACTAGTAACTGAATTTAATGGGGAGTAGCCAAGTGGTAAGGCAGGGGCCTTTGAAGCCTCCATGCGATGGTTCGATCCCATCCTCCCCAGCATAAAGAACATCTTGTAAATATGGATATCGGTATTTGGGGAGACAGCATTACGTATGGCGAAGGCGATCGTGAAGGTCTGGGATGGGTAGGAAGACTCCGAAGATCACGCCTCACTACTGACTATTGCGTTTATAATTTTGGTGTCTGTGGCGATACCACAGAAGACCTCTTGAAACGTTTTGTTATAGAAGCAAATTCAATTCAGCCAGATATAGTGGTGTTTGCTATAGGTATCAATGATTCAAAGATTCCAGCAAATGAAACTGCCAATAAAGTTACGATTGAAAAGTATCAGAAAAATATTCAAGAGCTCCTTAAGATGGCTAGAGGCTATACGGATAAGATTTATATAGTTGGGGCAACAAAAGTGAACGATCAGACCATAAGAGACAGCGGGACAAGATTTAAAAACGAAACTATTCAAACGTATAATAAATACCTCAAAGAGCTGTCTTTATCAGAAAACCTTATTTTCATAGATGTGTTTGAGATTCTGGATACAAACAATGACTTAGAAGATGGGTTACATCCAAACGCTCGAGGTTACGAAAAGCTTTATCAGATTTTAAGCAAACTTGTAAAATAATTTTAGTTCCTCAGCTACGCCTTTCCAATCTTCAGTTCTGAACACATCCAATAAGACCAGCTTTTGTTAACGGAAATACCCCTTGTGGGTGTTATTGTTTATAATGGGACGGATGGGAGCGAACAGGAAAGGCCTGCCTGCCGGTAGGCAGGGGTCGGGAAAACGGAAGTTTTCCTGTGGCGGAGAGCAGCGAGTCATCGAGTGTTGAGAACCGAGGGGTTCTCAAAGAGCGAAGCGAGTAAGATTCCCATCCTCCCCAGCACACAAACTTATGCAAAAAGTAGTCATCGTACATTGTTGGGACGGATATCCAGACTACTGTTGGTATTCGCAAACTAAGAAAGAGCTTCAGGAAAAAGGATTCGAAGTTCTCGTGCCAGAAATGCCTGAAACAGGTACTCCAAACCTCACTTTGTGGCTGCCTACGCTTCAGGCTCTTGCCTCAGAGCCGAATGAGAGTCTCCATTTCGTTGGACATAGTGCTGGATGTATTACAATCCTGAGATATCTAGAGCAGCTGAAAGATAGCCAAAAGATAGGAAAGGTTATCTTAGTAGCTGGCTTTACGGATGATCTTGGCTATGAGGAACTCAAAAACTTCTTCACAACGCCTATTCTTTTTGAAAAGATAAAACAAAGAGCGGAACATTTCGTGGCAATCCATTCAGACAACGATCCTTTTGTAGATCTAAAATATGGTACAATTTTCAAAGAAAAGTTAGGCGCAGACCTCATTATAAAAAACAAGATGGGTCATTTTTCTGGCGAGCGCGACAAAGAAGGGAGTTGCGTTTCACTTCCCGAAGTGTCAGAGGCTTTGACTAGATAAGTTGGAGCAACCTAGTCCGCAATCTTTTTCCAATCAACAGCTCCGAACGCATCCAATAAGCCTAGCAAAATACCATATGCCAAAAATATTAGTACTAGGCCCCTCTGGTTCGGGAAAAACATATATTTCTGCCGCGCTTCGTGAGAAAGGGATCAATGCTCTCGACGGAGACCTCATCGAAAACTTATCAGATTGGTTTGATGGCACCGGTAACAAAGTCGGGTGTCCGCCTGATGCTAATAAAGAATTTCTCGATACCCATGAATTTCTTTGGGATAGGGAGGTACTGAAAGACTTTCTAAAACAACAAGACAGCGTCTATCTTTTTGGAATGTCAGGCAATGCTTTTGATATGGTTGATCTTTTTGATAAAACCTATTTTCTAAAAGCGACTCCCGAGATTCTCGCAAATAGACTACGACACGAGAGCAGAGAGAACCCTATGGGTAAAACTGACTACCAACTTCAAAATGCTCTTGATTGGGCAAAAGAAATAGAGCAAGAAGCCTCAAGCCGAGGAATTGCTACGCTTGACGCAAATAAATCTCCTGAAGAAATTTTTGATGAAATAGTTTAATGTCTTCCGAAATCTTTTTCCAGTCCATAGTCCTGATACGTATCCAATAAGCCCAGTGAAATATTTCATGAAAACTTTTACCCCAACAAAAAAATTATCCAATGGCGACAAAGTCGCTATTCTATCACCATCATTTGCTGCTCCCGGAAAATGGCCTCATGTCTACGAACTTGGACTAAAAAGATTGCGGGAAAATTTTCAATTAGAACCTGTAGAATTTCCAACCACAAAAAAGATTGACGCATCCAATGATGAGAGGACTCAAGACTTGATAGC
This is a stretch of genomic DNA from Candidatus Moraniibacteriota bacterium. It encodes these proteins:
- the mnmA gene encoding tRNA 2-thiouridine(34) synthase MnmA — protein: MDHSKEKIAVLVSGGVDSSVALALLVEAGFDVTAFYIKIWLEDELAFLGDCPWEEDLAYVRAVTEKLGVSLEIVPLQKEYWEYVVAEAIREVKAGRTPNPDMLCNARIKFGAFWDAIGDGYTKVATGHYAQTDAVVNFNTQFSFADRLRSRSDTTRTPSWPATRFLKRAIDPVKDQTYFLSQLSKSQLSRALFPIGQYTKPQVRALAEKFQLPNAKRRDSQGICFLGKIPFDEFLRHHLGIKKGPLVEFETGKVLGEHHGFWYFTIGQREGIGLSGGPWYVVAKDVEKNTVCISHAEHRTERARATFMVRDLNWFGEWPEDGAELSVKLRHGPKEYECQVQWQDTETLEVFLQKETDTGVASGQYAVFYRGDYCLGGGVISG
- a CDS encoding type IV secretion system DNA-binding domain-containing protein, which codes for MSELDTNPITVFAKTNFRNQERVFGIKADDRRRHMYILGKTGMGKTNLLENLAIQDIQQGHGICFIDPHGDVALKLIKAIPPERINDVIYFDPADQDFPIAFNVLEQVGADQRSVVASGLVSVFKKIWADSWGPRLEYILRNAILALLEYPGATLLGVMRILVDKSYRERVMEKVTDPVVKQFWTVEFAGWNERVLQEVISPIQNKVGQFTSNSLIRNIIGQPTSAFDVRKIMDERKILIMNLAKGKIGEDSTALLGAMMVTKIQQAAMGRVDTPEEERNDFYLYIDEFQNFATLSFANILSEARKYRLSLILANQYITQFEEEIRDAIFGNAGTIISFRVGAMDAEFLEKEFEPVFMLNDMVNLPKYQVYLKLMIDGIAGDAFSATTLPPILVETPGIDDKVIAVTRERYASAREEVEDKIRRWTGMLTEEEKQALRAPLAVPATPRPATTSRTPSTPTPRPAPRERVPQHGTESITKRERVVEAPTPKPVAKPIAPQPIPVKLPEPDRSRVMAEPGVKAETVSVPVATPLVAVDLPEESSDTPTQPLEAMPTPVVSVAKPEVVPAITTLEAAEGTLATEAPVNIPEKVLYPAVCATCGLEIEVPFVPDASRPTFCKDCLRDYQRAVARERNQIAGKTPPAGRQQSTDGPTNRTDHRTSEHRVYASVERPMKLSQAQHIEPKKFKAIRRKPDINVSAVRALIDEARQEKDEET
- a CDS encoding GtrA family protein, which encodes METPVVTVESAVVVGAENRVVRIVKQFSKFIIVGGVNTGIDFLVLNILMFMTHINSGPMLFVLNCISFSVAVVNSYYMNRRWTFKEAAAGLGEKKATVQFSQFFVVSVIGIILNGTVLTGITSAITAPFGIGPQLWANVAKLFATGVSLVWNFIGYKLFVFKK
- the dnaX gene encoding DNA polymerase III subunit gamma/tau, whose protein sequence is MSETFYRKYRPLQFKDVIGQETAVTVLTQSLVTGKLAHAYLFTGPRGTGKTTLARLFARALNCSSRKDKSAEPCGRCTHCLAMADGRSLDVIEIDAASHTGVDNIRELRETVTSAPVLGSHKVYIIDEAHMLSIGAWNALLKTLEEPPAHVVFVLATTNAAKVPETILSRTLRLDLRRFPVEMIVTKLEKIAKAEKLKVEKDALTLIARTAQGGMRDAEVLFTQIATLEESPIDAARVALLLGTTTLAANHALMQAVAERDLTRAFATVTELKDTGAQLAGFTLSLLEYCRKLLFASVDRATAEKLIDDFTKEEKAELFTLATTLGSSRIVECLERFQEADRLIKVSPLPELPIEIALVKLIQSEQPPIIASAAPKVTPLAAPASQPKVVTPDRSQPAPAAPSAPEKSALTPTSVLSSAEEERAETDAPVDLGLALRQWPAIMTHALRLNASLGVALSTATPVIKSEKLLLQVKYPFHKERLEQKSNRLTLDQAFVTILGFRTPWSITTEKDAATEAPAASAERPAIIDEAISMLGGQLVQESS
- a CDS encoding SGNH/GDSL hydrolase family protein, whose translation is MDIGIWGDSITYGEGDREGLGWVGRLRRSRLTTDYCVYNFGVCGDTTEDLLKRFVIEANSIQPDIVVFAIGINDSKIPANETANKVTIEKYQKNIQELLKMARGYTDKIYIVGATKVNDQTIRDSGTRFKNETIQTYNKYLKELSLSENLIFIDVFEILDTNNDLEDGLHPNARGYEKLYQILSKLVK
- a CDS encoding alpha/beta hydrolase; protein product: MQKVVIVHCWDGYPDYCWYSQTKKELQEKGFEVLVPEMPETGTPNLTLWLPTLQALASEPNESLHFVGHSAGCITILRYLEQLKDSQKIGKVILVAGFTDDLGYEELKNFFTTPILFEKIKQRAEHFVAIHSDNDPFVDLKYGTIFKEKLGADLIIKNKMGHFSGERDKEGSCVSLPEVSEALTR
- a CDS encoding AAA family ATPase, which translates into the protein MPKILVLGPSGSGKTYISAALREKGINALDGDLIENLSDWFDGTGNKVGCPPDANKEFLDTHEFLWDREVLKDFLKQQDSVYLFGMSGNAFDMVDLFDKTYFLKATPEILANRLRHESRENPMGKTDYQLQNALDWAKEIEQEASSRGIATLDANKSPEEIFDEIV